The following are from one region of the Nicotiana tomentosiformis chromosome 7, ASM39032v3, whole genome shotgun sequence genome:
- the LOC138895568 gene encoding uncharacterized protein, whose translation MLGAEEPNSPEGGGVSSSSSTSSHFSPPPHEAQHMIDQNLLENGAFDLACPESFTQIMEQVKEEEQGQELVNSDACSTNCTGNIERKRRRTPTDQEEGINNDIVEAVSEIRRTNVGPRRYYALFGLNTSTDDEAEEGQQQNERGEEFGNQDSEQQESGEKENLESEPNEVEEDRNQENKNDKEEETEELEEEEEEEEEEEEEEEEEEEEEEEEEEEEEEQEELQEEETENAGDTEHNRNHQNSEQQESVEHNDNQDTEQQENGNQESEQDNEEASENDENQEENDREGEEESEVDEEEKRKANEKGKRPMSEICKLKFMIPKFSKFEKGGPSDTPEGDQTQEDDANDQLNNEDQYNDDDEDEDHQVLAILKSIWHFNCNNGYFPYPTSDELHNHIMDSVTNLKILEEDLTNKIIALEDNFNTVRALDGDNPDTDRPIHREIFNLSMRLWGNSEDQIGNVEQQNQELYDVNIEQNSTADDLEGWSC comes from the coding sequence ATGTTGGGTGCAGAAGAACCAAATAGTCCAGAAGGTGGAGGAGTTTCATCCTCATCTTCAACTTCATCACATTTCTCGCCTCCTCCACATGAGGCACAACACATGATCGACCAAAATCTACTAGAAAATGGAGCCTTTGATCTAGCTTGTCCCGAGTCCTTCACTCAAATTATGGAGCAagtaaaagaagaagaacaaggaCAAGAACTTGTTAATTCTGACGCTTGTTCCACTAATTGCACAGGGAATATTGAGCGTAAAAGACGCCGTACTCCTACTGATCAAGAAGAAGGAATTAATAATGACATTGTAGAGGCAGTATCTGAAATACGTAGAACTAATGTTGGTCCCCGGAGATACTATGCTTTGTTCGGTCTCAACACTTCTACTGATGATGAAGCAGAAGAAGGGCAGCAACAGAATGAAAGAggagaagagtttggaaatcaaGATTCAGAACAACAAGAAAGTGGAGAGAAAGAAAATCTTGAATCTGAACCAAACGAAGTAGAAGAGGATAGAAATCAAGAAAACAAGaatgataaagaagaagaaacagaggaattggaagaagaagaagaagaagaagaagaagaagaagaagaagaagaagaggaggaggaggaggaggaggaggaggaggaggaggaggaggaacaAGAAGAATTACAGGAAGAAGAAACAGAGAATGCGGGAGATACAGAACATAataggaatcatcaaaattctgaACAACAAGAAAGTGTAGAGCATAATGACAATCAAGATACTGAACAACAAGAAAATGGAAATCAAGAATCTGAACAAGATAATGAAGAGGCCAGCGAAAATGATGAAAATCAAGAAGAAAATGACAGGGAAGGAGAGGAGGAGTCAGAGGTGGACGAAGAAGAAAAACGAAAAGCAAATGAAAAAGGAAAACGTCCAATGTCTGAAATCTGCAAATTAAAATTCATGATCCCTAAATTCTCCAAATTTGAAAAAGGTGGACCGTCAGATACCCCAGAAGGAGATCAAACTCAAGAAGATGATGCTAATGATCAGTTAAACAACGAAGATCAGtacaatgatgatgatgaagatgaagatcATCAGGTTTTGGCAATTTTAAAGTCAATCTGGCATTTCAACTGCAACAACGGGTATTTCCCATATCCTACCTCAGATGAACTAcataatcacattatggattcAGTTACCAACTTGAAAATCCTTGAAGAGGATTTAACTAATAAGATCATAGCATTAGAGGATAATTTCAATACAGTTAGGGCACTGGATGGAGATAATCCCGATACGGATCGTCCTATTCATCGAGAAATTTTTAACTTGTCTATGCGATTATGGGGTAATTCTGAAGACCAAATTGGCAATGTTGAACAACAAAATCAGGAATTATATGATGTGAATATAGAGCAAAATAGTACTGCTGATGATCTTGAGGGCTGGAGCTGCTGA